From the Verrucomicrobiia bacterium genome, the window CCACACCGCCCGCCAGCCTGCCGACGGCTTCCATTTTCTGCGCCTGACGGAACTGGGCTTCCAGCTTCTTTTCTTCCGAAACATCGCGCTTGATAGCGATGAAATGCGTGATGCCCCCATCATTGCCGACGACCGGAGTGATCGTCTGTTTTTCAAAATAAAGAGTACCGTCCTTGCGCCGGTTGATCAGCTCGCCGGTCCATGATTTCCCCGCCAGGATCGTTTCCCATAGTTCTTTATACAACTTGGGCGATTGCTCTCCAGATTTAAGGATGCGGGGATTTTTTCCTACGGCTTCATCATAAGAATAGCCAGTCATGGCCGTAAACGCTGGATTGACCCACAGAATCGTCCCTGCGCGTTCGCTGATGAGAATGCCGTTAGAGCTGGCCGTGAGAGCCTCGGATTGGAGCCGCATCTTTAATTCTACATCGCGGTGAAATGCCATATCGCGGGAGGAAACAACCACACCACGAACGTGAGGATCGAACAGAAGATTTTTCGCGCTGCATTCGAGATAGACCCAGTGACCGTCTTTATGCCTGAAGCGCAGCTCAACCGCTTCGACTGCGTTTTTCTTCGCGGACTTTCCGGCAAAAAGACTGAAAACTCTTTTATAATCGTCCGGATGAACGAACCCAAATGCGTTCTGTCCGACCATTTCATCGGGCAAATAGCCCAGGACGTTCGTGATAGAAGGGCTTTCGTAGCGGATGGTCCCATCGGCCTCCAGGATCGTGATGATGTCCACGATGTTTTGGATGATGGATTCGAGATAGGCCAGCTTGTCGAATTGATTGGGGTCCGCAGCCATGCGAACTATTTCTCCAATTCGTACTCACGCAGAAGGGTCACAAAACTGTCATAGGAAGGCGAAGTGCCTGCATAGCGGTCAGCCCCAGCGGAAAGGCTTTTCTCCGCAAAATCGAACCCGGAATACGTATACACGATCAGCGGAACGGCTTTGCGGCCACTGCCCTTCTGAAGTCCGGCGAGGATTCTTTGGGTCTCCCGGATGCGCTGACTGCCTTCGACATCGGCTTGCTCGTACTCCATAAGAATAAAATCGGGCGGCTCCTGGGCGAAGCGATTGGAGAGCTCGGCGAGGTCCACCGTGGAAATTACCTTATAACGTTCCGTTTTCAAGCGCCGTGCGATCTGCTCGGAGTGCCTGCCGGGAATGTCCAGGATATAAACAAGGCCCTTCTGGCTGCCGTGGAAAAGGATCCTCTCGACTTCACAGAGGTAGTCGTGTAATTCGAAAGGCTTGCTCAGAAATCCATCCACCTCGAGGTCTTTGAAAACTTCGCTCAATTCGCCGCGGCCTGTGACGACCAGGACCGGGATCCGGGTGCGGCTGCGT encodes:
- a CDS encoding response regulator, with protein sequence MEEKKKILIIDDDAAIVQLLAMHLQAKGYEVVTAKDGADALAKLRKVTPDLISLDMEMPKVGGLEFYRRISDGRSRTRIPVLVVTGRGELSEVFKDLEVDGFLSKPFELHDYLCEVERILFHGSQKGLVYILDIPGRHSEQIARRLKTERYKVISTVDLAELSNRFAQEPPDFILMEYEQADVEGSQRIRETQRILAGLQKGSGRKAVPLIVYTYSGFDFAEKSLSAGADRYAGTSPSYDSFVTLLREYELEK